A genome region from Triticum aestivum cultivar Chinese Spring chromosome 2B, IWGSC CS RefSeq v2.1, whole genome shotgun sequence includes the following:
- the LOC123047519 gene encoding UPF0235 protein C15orf40 homolog, protein MAPGKKRGSKAKGAPAPAAASGGAAGGGEFPGCLRLMPPSTVAISVHAKPGSKMATITEIGEEAVGVQIDAPARDGEANAALVDFISSVLGVKKREVSIGSGSKSREKVVLVQDATLKGVLEALNKACGP, encoded by the exons ATGGCTCCAGGGAAGAAGCGAGGCAGCAAGGCCAAGGGGgccccggcgccggcggcggcgagcggcggtgcCGCCGGCGGAGGGGAGTTCCCGGGGTGCCTCCGCCTGATGCCGCCGTCCACCGTCGCCATCTCCGTCCACGCCAAGCCCGGCTCCAAGATGGCCACCATCACCG AGatcggggaggaggccgtcggtgTGCAGATCGACGCGCCGGCCAGGGACGGCGAGGCCAACGCCGCCCTCGTCGACTTCATCAGCTCG GTGCTTGGGGTGAAGAAAAGAGAGGTGTCCATCGGCTCCGGCTCGAAATCGAGGGAGAAGGTCGTGCTAGTGCAGGATGCGACACTCAAAGGCGTCTTGGAGGCCTTGAACAAGGCGTGCGGCCCTTGA
- the LOC123047518 gene encoding 3-isopropylmalate dehydrogenase 2, chloroplastic — protein sequence MTAQLQATPLRTLALSRRRRGAGAAARPTAGSVRCSAAARSYSITLLPGDGIGPEVVAVAKDVLSVAGSKEGVELRYQEMLMGGAALDAAGVPLPDETLAAARASDAILLGAIGGYKWDNNEKHLKPETGLLNIRAGLGVFANLRPATVLPQLVDASTLKKEVAEGVDIMVVRELTGGIYFGKPRGFGTNDKGEETGFNTEIYSVAEIDRIARVAFEVARKRGGKLCSVDKANVLEASMLWRKRVTAIASEFPDVELSHMYVDNAAMQLVRNPKQFDTIVTNNIFGDILSDEASMITGSIGMLPSASVGESGPGLFEPIHGSAPDIAGQDKANPLATILSAAMLLKYGLGVESAAKRIEAAVTETLDNGFRTGDIYSPGTTLVGCKQMGEEVLKALESQK from the exons ATGACGGCTCAGCTCCAAGCCACGCCGCTcagaaccctagccctctcccgccGCCGGCGGGgcgccggcgcggcggcgcggccgaCGGCGGGCTCCGTGCGGTGCTCCGCCGCGGCCAGGAGCTACAGCATTACGCTCCTCCCCGGCGACGGCATCGGCCCCGAGGTCGTCGCCGTCGCCAAGGACGTCCTCTCCGTCGCCGGCTCCAAGGAAG GCGTCGAGCTCCGGTATCAGGAGATGCTGATGGGCGGCGCGGCGCTGGACGCGGCCGGCGTGCCGCTCCCCGACGAGACGCTCGCGGCGGCGCGGGCCTCGGACGCCATCCTCCTCGGCGCGATTGGAGG GTATAAGTGGGATAACAATGAGAAGCATCTCAAGCCCGAGACCGGGCTGCTCAACATCCGTGCCGGGCTCGGCGTGTTTGCCAATCTGCGGCCAGCCACCGTGTTACCGCAG TTAGTAGATGCATCTACTTTGAAGAAAGAGGTAGCTGAAGGAGTTGACATCATGGTTGTTAGAGAGCTTACTGGAG GGATCTACTTCGGCAAGCCTAGGGGTTTTGGAACCAATGACAAGGGAGAGGAAACTGGCTTCAACACTGAAATATATTCAGTTGCTGAG ATCGATCGTATTGCCCGTGTTGCATTTGAGGTTGCTCGCAAGAGAGGAGGAAAACTATGCTCGGTGGACAAGGCGAATGTGCTTGAG GCATCTATGCTGTGGAGGAAACGGGTAACTGCAATAGCTTCCGAATTCCCTGACGTAGAGCTCTCACACATGTACGTCGATAACGCTGCAATGCAGCTTGTTAGGAATCCTAAACAG TTTGACACGATTGTGACAAACAATATTTTTGGTGACATATTATCGGACGAAGCATCAATGATCACAGGAAGCATTGGAATGCTGCCATCTGCCAGTGTTGGGGAATCG GGACCGGGTCTTTTTGAACCGATTCACGGCTCTGCTCCTGACATTGCTGGCCAG GACAAGGCAAACCCGTTAGCTACCATTCTCAGTGCGGCGATGCTATTGAAATATGGCCTTGGTGTAGAAAGTGCTGCAAAGAGAATCGAAGCCGCGGTTACAGAGACACTGGACAATGGGTTCCGAACTGGGGACATATATTCTCCTGGGACG ACATTGGTTGGGTGCAAGCAAATGGGAGAGGAAGTCCTGAAGGCTCTGGAGTCGCAGAAGTAA